The following coding sequences are from one Schizosaccharomyces osmophilus chromosome 1, complete sequence window:
- a CDS encoding biological adhesion translates to MSDREEKLALAKQRLQEAKKKKRQAKTKDVRSASSQKSSTPETEASTTVGNESTTGVSNSEHIESSEASKESSSLEPADKESKPESTASETTKELIKNEKEESSNAAEGASGEHETNEPIGDKKEQEATEEDGKPKSSKKEDLVDEEKESLRKEVLELKSKLSVSENTNQETIKEHEQKALSSKSESENSKRELETALTDLDELKAEKDRVSQHATESGQEKEATLGSKEKELKEKEEALNRQKEELNNQTKTFQQEKESFQSWKDFEQHALSERKSSLDKRESDLQELGKQSTHSEKGLDDEQQREHVVNLEKQIQNLQGEKQYLEEAVERYKSAMDEFAECQQHLRELENMRNKQAGQSAPTGSYEDNFTFEPIDNVSIDLTLTGFPGAHGVPFEV, encoded by the exons ATGTCTGATCGAGAGGAAAAGTTAGCGCTTGCAAAACAAAGG CTacaagaagcaaaaaagaagaaacgtcaagcaaaaacaaaagatgttCGCTCGGCTTCCTCTCAGAAATCTTCAACCCCAGAAACTGAAGCTTCGACAACAGTAGGTAATGAAAGTACTACAGGTGTCAGCAATTCTGAACATATTGAGTCCTCAGAAGCCTCGAAGGAATCATCTTCATTGGAGCCTGCCGACAAGGAATCCAAACCCGAATCAACAGCAAGtgaaacaacaaaagagttaataaagaatgagaaggaagaatcTTCTAATGCTGCCGAAGGCGCTTCCGGCGAGCACGAAACAAACGAACCGATAGGCGACaagaaagaacaagaagcaACCGAAGAAGATGGAAAGCCAAAGAGCTCTAAAAAAGAGGATTTAGTAGatgaagagaaagagagcCTTCGAAAGGAAGTTCTAGAGTTGAAGAGCAAGTTGAGTGTTTCCgaaaatacaaatcaaGAAACAATTAAGGaacatgaacaaaaagcTTTGTCTTCGAAAAGCGAAAGCGAGAATTCCAAACGAGAATTGGAAACGGCATTAACAGATTTAGATGAGTTGAAGGCGGAAAAAGACCGTGTATCTCAACATGCGACAGAAAGCGGTCAGGAGAAAGAAGCTACGTTGggaagtaaagaaaaagaattgaaggaaaaagaagaagccCTAAATCgccaaaaagaagagctAAACAACCAGACAAAAACTTTccaacaagaaaaagagtcGTTTCAATCCTGGAAAGACTTTGAACAACATGCTCTGAGTGAACGTAAGTCATCTCTTGACAAACGAGAATCCGATTTGCAGGAGCTTGGAAAGCAAAGTACTCATTCAGAAAAAGGGTTAGACGATGAACAGCAACGAGAGCATGTTGTAAATCTAGAAAAGCAGATTCAAAACCTACAAGGCGAAAAGCAATACCTCGAAGAGGCTGTAGAAAGGTATAAATCTGCAATGGATGAGTTTGCTGAATGCCAACAGCATCTTCGTGAACTAGAAAACATGCGAAATAAGCAGGCAGGACAATCCGCTCCAACAGGAAGCTATGAAGACAATTTTACATTTGAACCAATAGATAATGTATCCATAGATTTGACGTTAACAGGTTTTCCAGGAGCGCATGGTGTGCCCTTTGAAGTTTAA
- the mim1 gene encoding mitochondrial MIM complex subunit Mim1, with the protein MEGKSMPIQKSVFTQVFQVLKYAAINLGLPFLNGIMLGFGEIFAHAFIHSLGWAPGHTRIYSIQRQHAGMEVFDCTKNIELVFEPADDKNAPPLVNELVVKL; encoded by the exons ATGGAAGGAAAGTCAATGCCCATTCAAAAGTCAGTGTTTACTCAGGTATTCCAAGTCCTAAAGTATGCTGCCATCAACCTGGGATTACCATTCCTAAATGGCATAATGCTGGGATTCGGTGAAATATTTGCCCATGCgtttattcattctttgGGATGGGCTCCTGGTCACACTCGCATTTACTCTATTCAACGACAGCA CGCCGGTATGGAGGTCTTTGATTGTACGAAAAACATAGAACTGGTTTTCGAACCTGCTGATGATAAAAATGCTCCTCCTTTGGTAAATGAATTGGTGGTTAAATTATAG
- the erg1 gene encoding squalene monooxygenase Erg1, with product MSSDDADIIIVGAGITGCALGAALGRQGRKVLVLERDMSEPDRIVGELLQPGGIEALEKIGIEDCIQGIDGQFTSGYQIFHKGINVAVPYPEKPDGSDYRGIGFHYGRFVMNLRKALINTPNVTVVEATVNELMRDDSGEIIRGVAATRKPDSSLLHYKAPLTLVCDGCFSKFRKSFVDHPIQITDHFLGLILTNPDFPVPGRGHVILSDVAPMVIYPISHNEARILINYPGKNLPSGDILKEYVLDKCVPRMPESLRPSLKAAVHNDRLRSMPNQFLPPSINRTKGLILVGDSNNMRHPLTGGGMTVCLHDAHLLSRFIAPNVVPDLYDYDNVISQTNKLHWKRKGYSFVINVLSIALYKLFSPKNRYMKALEDGCIDYFIRGGSCTEGPVRLLGGLDHSPSHLLLHFYAVCAYSIYQYIFTNGPAMLMPIRALESVLIFVQASLVIIPYILSEMSS from the coding sequence ATGTCTTCCGATGATGCTGATATCATTATCGTAGGTGCCGGTATCACCGGTTGCGCTTTGGGCGCTGCTTTGGGTCGTCAAGGTCGAAAGGTCCTCGTTCTTGAACGTGACATGTCGGAGCCTGACCGAATTGTCGGTGAATTGCTTCAACCAGGTGGTATTGAAGCCCTCGAGAAAATTGGCATTGAGGATTGTATTCAGGGTATCGACGGTCAATTCACCTCTGGTTACCAAATCTTCCATAAGGGGATCAATGTCGCTGTTCCTTATCCCGAAAAGCCCGACGGCTCTGACTACCGTGGGATTGGGTTTCATTACGGCCGATTTGTCATGAACTTGCGCAAGGCTCTCATAAATACCCCAAACGTTACGGTTGTCGAAGCCACTGTCAACGAGCTCATGCGTGATGATTCCGGCGAGATAATTCGCGGAGTCGCCGCTACAAGAAAACCAGATTCTTCTCTCCTCCATTACAAAGCTCCATTGACTCTAGTTTGTGATGGTTGCTTTTCCAAGTTCCGTAAGAGCTTTGTTGATCATCCTATTCAAATTACAGATCATTTCCTTGGCCTCATCCTCACAAACCCAGATTTTCCCGTCCCTGGTCGTGGTCATGTCATCCTTAGCGATGTCGCTCCTATGGTCATCTATCCGATTTCCCATAATGAAGCTCGTATCCTTATCAACTACCCTGGCAAAAATCTTCCTTCTGGCGACATCCTCAAAGAATACGTTTTAGATAAGTGTGTTCCACGAATGCCCGAGTCTCTTCGCCCTTCCCTCAAGGCTGCCGTCCATAATGATCGACTTCGCTCTATGCCCAATCAGTTCTTGCCTCCTTCCATCAATCGCACCAAGGGCTTAATTCTTGTTGGTGACTCTAATAATATGCGCCATCCTTTAACCGGCGGTGGTATGACTGTCTGCCTTCACGATGCTCATTTACTTTCTCGTTTCATTGCTCCTAATGTTGTCCCTGATCTGTACGATTATGATAATGTAATTTCGCAAACTAATAAGCTTCATTGGAAGCGTAAAGGCTACAGCTTTGTCATCAACGTCCTTTCCATCGCCCTTTACAAGCTTTTCTCTCCTAAAAACCGTTATATGAAAGCTTTAGAAGACGGTTGCATCGATTACTTCATTCGCGGTGGAAGTTGCACCGAAGGTCCTGTTCGTTTGCTTGGAGGTTTGGATCATAGTCCTTCTCATTTACTCCTCCATTTTTATGCTGTCTGCGCCTATAGTATTTATCAATATATCTTCACCAATGGTCCAGCCATGCTTATGCCTATCCGAGCTTTGGAGTCTGTGCTTATTTTCGTGCAAGCTTCACTAGTTATTATTCCCTATATTCTTAGTGAAATGTCATCCTAA
- the tim16 gene encoding TIM23 translocase complex subunit Tim16 yields MSLPKAVGKFIIVGSQVMSRAFIQAYKQMVANAGQQNTGTSQAGNAEKAKVARRGEISMREAGDILNVSVDPLNKEQLEERFQRMFKINDPKAGGSFYIQSKVFRAHERLMEELKQKEPPETNEQQGQQPHT; encoded by the exons ATGTCTCTACCGAAAGCAGTTGGTAAATTTATAATCGTGGGCTCGCAAG TGATGAGCCGGGCCTTTATTCAGGCCTACAAACAGATGGTAGCGAATGCCGGTCAGCAAAACACAGGTACAAGCCAAGCAGGGAATGCTGAGAAAGCAAAGGTGGCTCGACGAGGAGAAATCAGTATGCGTGAAGCTGGTGATATTTTAAACGTCAGCGTGGATCCGTTAAACAAGGAGCAGCTAGAAGAGAGATTTCAACGGATGTTCAAAATCAATGACCCCAAGGCAGGGGGGTCTTTTTATATACAGAGCAAGGTATTCCGTGCTCATGAGAGACTTATGGAAGAgctgaaacaaaaagagcCACCAGAGACGAATGAACAACAAGGGCAGCAACCACATACCTAA
- the adl1 gene encoding DNA ligase, translating to MPPKKRANGYSHDSSKNSKRKSGIQSNFTIQELFSKQRPSIPNSHKLIDSAEPEQGKHEISDDDFNIALKLQKEFDEELAEVGDSQKADAFNSDKPVSYSPTDEPPDGSPSALMKEENVPTGIRTTLSSNCQEAYFIDEDTFQQDPLAFEKYCRERVPRNTESDAPYSFLANTFVLISMTKSRIRIVTLLTNCILSLLYLEKESLLSAVWLSTNDIAPSFYGKNLGVGPAMYSKALKEVCGISSQSLKTLWNRHGDPGDVAYEAKVSVRTLFQPQPLTIKKVYSTLLKIAECIGNGAQNRKLELTKFLLISAKSEEVRYIGRSIMQNLRIGAVQNTMLTALSKAFVIYSDYERLNKLGTEALQAEFQKAEETVKQCFYQVPDYNILVQALLTTGLNNLTQRMSIRPCTPVKPMFGSITKDLQEMLQKLEGHNFCCEFKYDGQRAQVHKSKMGEVKIFSRHLEEISERYPDVIDSCQIAQKSNGDYIIEGELVAIDFNTGQIRDFQTLSTRERKKVNLNEITVHVCFFIFDMMYFEGESLLQCPLSSRRKKINEAFNMVPNQFQLVASLESKDEAVIQEFFNLAISSKCEGLMVKVLDGINSKLPSTYEPDKRGEGWIKVKQDYSEEFESLDLVPIGAWYGNGRKAGWFSPILLAVFNPENAVYEAVCKCMSGFSDQFYKELTDRYSLDSGHSSLAPVSSIYEVGKVQPQIFFTPKEVWEIKGAQITSSPVYKAGIGLADGDRGLSIRFPRFIKIRSDKGPEDASTNTMLAEMYTKQNQ from the coding sequence ATGCCTCCGAAAAAAAGGGCAAACGGTTATTCAcatgattcttcaaaaaattctaaaagaaaatccgGGATTCAGTCGAATTTCACAATACAAGAACTGTTCTCAAAGCAGCGGCCATCAATACCAAACTCCCATAAGTTAATTGACAGTGCAGAGCCAGAGCAAGGTAAACACGAAATATCCGATGATGATTTTAATATTGCAttaaaacttcaaaaagaatttgatgAGGAACTTGCTGAGGTGGGAGACAGTCAAAAAGCGGATGCCTTCAACAGTGATAAGCCTGTGTCCTATTCACCAACAGATGAACCTCCGGACGGGTCTCCAAGTGCattaatgaaagaagaaaacgtCCCAACTGGAATTAGAACCACGCTTAGTAGTAATTGCCAAGAAGCGTACTTTATCGACGAGGATACTTTTCAGCAAGATCCTCTAgcctttgaaaaatattgCCGCGAAAGAGTTCCGAGAAATACTGAAAGTGATGCACCTTATTCCTTTCTAGCGAATACGTTTGTTCTAATAAGTATGACAAAATCCAGGATTCGGATAGTCACCCTCCTCACTAATTGTATTTTAtctttattatatttagaaaaagaatctttaTTGTCTGCAGTATGGCTTTCTACTAACGACATAGCTCCTAGTTTTTACGGAAAAAATTTAGGAGTTGGGCCGGCTATGTACTCGAAAGCACTGAAAGAGGTTTGCGGAATCTCTTCACAATCACTGAAAACCCTTTGGAATCGTCACGGTGATCCTGGTGATGTTGCATATGAGGCTAAAGTGTCTGTCCGTACATTGTTCCAACCTCAGCCATTAACCATCAAAAAAGTATACTCCactttattgaaaattGCTGAATGTATTGGTAATGGGGCTCAAAATCGCAAACTTGAATTGacaaaatttcttttaatatcAGCTAAATCGGAGGAAGTGCGATACATAGGAAGGAGCATTATGCAAAATCTTAGGATTGGAGCTGTGCAAAATACTATGCTTACTGCTTTGAGTAAAGCCTTTGTTATCTATTCTGATTATGAGAGACTAAATAAATTAGGGACTGAAGCTTTACAAGCAGAGTTTCAGAAGGCGGAAGAAACAGTaaaacaatgcttttatCAAGTTCCGGATTACAACATCCTTGTCCAGGCGCTATTGACCACGGGGTTAAATAACTTAACCCAACGTATGTCTATAAGACCCTGTACTCCAGTGAAACCAATGTTCGGGTCAATCACGAAGGATTTACAAGAAATGTTACAAAAATTAGAGGGCCATAATTTTTGTTGTGAATTCAAATACGATGGCCAAAGGGCCCAGGTGCACAAGTCCAAAATGGGCGAAGTTAAAATTTTTAGTCGTCATCTTGAGGAAATTAGTGAACGGTATCCCGACGTTATAGATTCTTGTCAAATCGCCCAAAAGAGTAATGGTGATTATATTATAGAAGGTGAGTTGGTAGCTATCGATTTTAACACAGGACAAATTCGTGATTTTCAGACGCTTTCCAcgagagaaagaaagaaagtgaatttaaatgaaataacGGTTCATGTctgtttcttcattttcgaTATGATGTACTTTGAAGGAGAGTCTTTGTTACAATGCCCTTTATCaagtagaagaaaaaagattaacGAAGCTTTTAATATGGTTCCTAATCAATTTCAGCTTGTTGCATCTCTCGAATCGAAAGACGAGGCTGTTATCCaggaattttttaatttggCGATTAGTAGCAAATGCGAAGGATTGATGGTAAAAGTTTTGGACGGAATAAATTCAAAGCTACCTTCGACATATGAGCCTGACAAACGAGGCGAAGGCTGGATTAAGGTAAAACAAGATTACTCCgaagaatttgaatctTTAGATCTTGTACCGATTGGTGCTTGGTATGGCAATGGAAGAAAGGCAGGATGGTTTAGTCCTATTCTTCTTGCTGTTTTCAACCCCGAAAATGCAGTATATGAAGCGGTGTGCAAATGTATGTCTGGGTTCAGCGACCAATTTTACAAAGAATTAACTGATCGTTATTCCCTTGATTCGGGACATAGTAGCCTTGCACCCGTATCTAGTATTTATGAAGTAGGGAAAGTTCAACCACAGATCTTTTTTACTCCTAAAGAAGTCTGGGAAATCAAGGGTGCACAGATTACTTCTTCTCCTGTTTACAAAGCAGGTATTGGGTTAGCTGATGGAGATCGCGGATTATCAATTCGATTTCCACGTTTCATAAAAATCCGATCGGACAAAGGTCCTGAGGATGCATCTACTAATACAATGCTAGCTGAGATGTACACGAAACAAAACCAATGA
- the psy2 gene encoding serine/threonine protein phosphatase PP4 regulatory subunit 3 Psy2 translates to MGFKKGNGELEKDYFENMNEDELEGAITSALQHVEVPPIPRRVKVYEMENDNWADCGTGYCNGLIEDSLAYFVVYSESDNETILLKTQIVAEDIYTRQEETLIVWQELNGTDLALSFQESIGCIDMWMFLTNVQKAICSVTGNFSNDDILTDDGTAHEKYFQSVSLPSPELSNLPEIEETVFGFMNSVQTRDHLVRYLSNEDYVARLIELFPLCEDLENTDDLHRLCSIIKCFVQLNDAPLLESLVSNDEKLMTIAGILEYDPEFPNIKANHREYLTDTSKFKQVVPIREPRILSKIHQTFKLQYIRDVIVSRIVDEPSFSVLNSFIFFNQADIIQYLQTNKCFLLELFSIYTNDAHDDEKKQEGIFFIQQVCNIAKSLQFQSCSALFVTFVKYNLLQALEYAMSSPKNKVRNAGSDVLVSIIDQDPAIIWQKFDQDRKDDSTSSSSARISQHSLLSTLINILHKETNPGVLAQIAEAFRILLSLPGNYAFSNPYRNADGASRSKADSIVGLNFIDNFYDNSFAYLADPLLKLTKPEDVSETKLDLYVLLCELFSYFFKIHEQWTRQLGTYKVIASKIAFLLTSNKKYVVLSALRFFRSCLAARQADMSSIMLEHDIFGKILELMIQVKFERGLLNSATLEFFEYIRSDGSEAILNHLNKQYHAQLESLSDFSTFSELLQLVDNLSSGSESFKSVSTHDPTDLDFENTRKNENGETLPPEKPSARKVNTVKSSDDKDDTENKLDVPNFSNDSPDSSRQSILEDRYFLESAMLNTESNNTSEVSLNRLQNSKRKSELNLENIGEDEESPKKRVAYENENIEGS, encoded by the exons ATGGGTTTtaagaaaggaaatggagaacttgaaaaagattattttgaaaatatgaatgaagatgaattaGAAGGCGCCATTACATCTGCATTACAACATGTTGAAGTCCCTCCTATTCCTCGTCGTGTCAAAGTTTACGAAATGGAGAATGATAACTGGGCAGATTGTGGAACTGGTTACTGCAATGGTTTAATAGAAGATTCACTTGCATATTTCGTTGTATATTCTGAATCCGATAACGAAACCATACTTTTAAAGACACAAATCGTTGCAGAAGATATATATACCCGTCAAGAAGAAACTCTAATAGTATGGCAAGAATTAAATGGCACAGATCTTGCTCTCAGTTTCCAAGAATCTATCGGCTGCATCGACATGTGGATGTTCCTCACAAATGTTCAGAAAGCCATTTGCTCAGTAACTggaaatttttcaaacgaCGATATTTTAACAGATGATGGTACTGCACATGAAAAGTACTTTCAATCTGTTAGTTTACCCTCACCCGAGTTATCGAATCTTCCTGAAATTGAGGAAACTGTTTTTGGCTTTATGAATTCCGTCCAAACCAGAGATCATCTTGTGCGCTATTTATCCAATGAAGATTATGTCGCAAGACTTATTGAACTCTTTCCGTTATGCGAAGATCTTGAAAACACAGATGATTTACATCGATTATGCTCTATTATTAAATGCTTTG TCCAACTAAATGACGCTCCATTACTTGAATCCCTTGTTTCtaatgatgaaaaactaATGACCATTGCTGGAATCTTGGAAT ATGATCCCGAGTTTCCTAATATTAAGGCGAACCATCGCGAGTATTTGACTGATACCTCTAAATTCAAACAAGTCGTTCCTATTCGAGAACCCCGTATCCTTTCTAAGATCCACCAGACTTTTAAACTGCAATATATAAGAGATGTCATAGTATCAAGGATTGTTGACGAGCCCTCCTTTTCCgttttaaattcttttattttcttcaaccaAGCAGATATAATCCAATACCTCCAAACTAATAAGTGCTTTTTGCTTGAACTCTTTAGTATATATACAAATGATGCCCATGATgatgagaaaaaacaagaaggaatcttttttatacagCAGGTCTGTAATATCGCAAAGAGCTTACAATTCCAATCCTGTTCAGCGTTATTCGTGACTTTTGTGAAGTATAATTTACTTCAGGCTCTGGAATACGCGATGTCAAGTCCGAAAAATAAAGTACGAAATGCTGGATCTGATGTTTTAGTTTCCATTATCGATCAGGACCCTGCGATTATATGGCAAAAATTTGATCAAGATCGTAAGGATGACTCaacttcatcttcttctgcACGAATTTCACAACATTCTTTATTATCTACTTTGATAAACATACTCCACAAGGAAACAAACCCAGGAGTCCTTGCTCAAATTGCAGAAGCATTTCGTATTTTGCTAAGTCTTCCTGGGAACTACGCATTCAGTAATCCTTATCGAAATGCTGATGGAGCAAGTCGAAGTAAAGCTGATAGTATTGTCGGTCTTAACTTCATTGATAATTTTTACGATAATTCATTTGCATACTTAGCTGACCCACTTTTAAAACTTACAAAGCCTGAGGATGTTAGTGAAACCAAGCTGGATCTATATGTGCTTTTATGTGAGCTTTTCAgttacttttttaaaatccaCGAGCAATGGACCCGGCAGTTGGGTACCTATAAAGTGATAGCATCTAAAATCGCCTTTTTGCTTACcagcaataaaaaatatgttGTTTTAAGCGCTCTTCGGTTTTTCCGTTCATGTCTAGCAGCCCGCCAAGCTGATATGTCTTCTATCATGTTGGAGCATGATATCTTTGGTAAAATTTTGGAGCTAATGATTCAGGTAAAGTTTGAAAGGGGTCTGCTTAATTCAGCAACTCTTgagttttttgaatatatacGATCTGACGGCTCGGAAGCGATCCTTAATCATTTGAACAAGCAATATCATGCTCAATTGGAATCTCTATCAGATTTCAGTACGTTTTCTGAATTACTGCAACTGGTAGATAATTTAAGTTCCGGTTCTGAAAGCTTTAAGAGCGTTAGTACGCATGATCCTACTGATTTAGACTTTgaaaatacaagaaaaaatgaaaatgggGAAACATTACCACCTGAAAAGCCATCTGCTCGGAAAGTTAATACCGTCAAGTCTTCCGACGACAAAGATGATACTGAGAATAAACTGGATGTTCCcaacttttcaaatgatTCGCCAGACAGTAGTCGCCAGTCTATTCTTGAAGATCGTTACTTCTTGGAGTCCGCTATGCTTAATACAGAATCTAATAATACTTCAGAGGTTAGCTTAAACCGCCTTCAAAATTCCAAGAGGAAATCCGAGTTaaacttggaaaacatTGGAGAGGACGAAGAATCTCCAAAAAAGAGGGTTGCttatgaaaatgaaaacattgaaGGATCATAA
- the pmp3 gene encoding plasma membrane proteolipid Pmp3 encodes MALTGSDIFKIIFAIILPPLGVFLERGCGADILINILLCCLGYVPGIIHALYIILKY; translated from the exons ATGGCTCTTACTGGTAGCGACATCTTTAAG ATCATCTTTGCTATTATCCTCCCTCCCTTGGGTGTTTTCCTTGAACGGGGTTGTGGTGCTGATATACTCATCaacattcttctttgctgTCTTGGTTATGTTCCTGGCATCATCCATGCTCTTTACATCATCTTAAAATATTAA
- a CDS encoding vacuolar polyphosphatase, with product MFSFFSVFSYLQWLTLAFSFVLKPVALDNPQSSITNEVETPSSGWRITNTKGKPLTGRFLHITDMHPDEFYRDGATVDHYCHDYKHASANSKSSKAGFLSPGPGFECDSSPSLINKTLDWFSKHIENDYGGIDFIIWTGDNSRHDNDNHFPRTKSEIITSNEKIVDKMIETFPDVPIVAAIGNNDVYPHNIMEGGSSSMTQALAGAWDALIPTQEKHVFEKGGYYMVEVIPHRLAVIAFNSLYFSTKNAAVDGCPKKDPDDPGSFHIRWLRIQFLLLRQRKMNAWLASHVPPTRDQWYIDCYDAFADLLYEFRDVIVGQLYGHMNINHFVFLEFNKPPVDTSTLQSRDLEVATAQPKYVKTLIENQYGELPFVPDKPSSKFMDETVGKFSLASVGGSIVPEMFPNFRIYTYNTSGLNPRPSDLDGNVVVSDSFPKNYTSLVDELFEDKTTEDNEDLFISNYESMKKNSKRKKKKKKNHRKKKIQPGALGPAYVPMTFTPLSFQQIFLNTSDYMDATSETEVDYKLLYDSRDQPYNMPSLTVPDYMRLARRIAGVCESKKKKKKRRYREITYTYLWHAYIGALPRLGDPDDF from the coding sequence atgttttctttcttttccgtCTTTTCTTATCTACAATGGTTGACTTTGGCTTTCAGCTTTGTTTTGAAACCAGTCGCTTTGGACAATCCTCAAAGTTCCATTACCAATGAAGTAGAAACTCCATCTTCTGGGTGGAGAATCACCAATACCAAGGGAAAGCCACTGACAGGCAGGTTTCTTCATATTACTGATATGCACCCAGATGAATTTTATCGAGATGGTGCTACTGTCGATCACTATTGCCATGACTATAAACATGCAAGTGCCAATTCCAAATCGTCTAAAGCTGGTTTCTTGTCGCCGGGACCAGGATTTGAGTGCGATTCCTCGCCATCTCTAATCAATAAAACATTGGATTGGTTCTCTAAGCatattgaaaatgattatGGTGGCATAGATTTCATCATTTGGACAGGCGATAATTCTCGGCATGACAACGACAATCATTTTCCGCGAACAAAAAGCGAAATCATTACTTCCAATGAAAAGATCGTTGATAAAATGATCGAAACGTTTCCAGACGTTCCAATTGTTGCTGCTATTGGAAACAATGATGTGTATCCTCATAATATCATGGAAGGAGGCTCTTCCTCAATGACTCAAGCTCTTGCTGGTGCATGGGATGCTTTAATTCCGACGCAAGAAAAGCacgtttttgaaaaaggagGGTACTATATGGTTGAGGTAATCCCTCACAGACTTGCTGTTATCGCCTTTAATTCTCTGTACTTTTCGACAAAAAACGCAGCCGTCGATGGTTGTCCTAAAAAGGATCCTGATGACCCAGGATCTTTCCACATTCGATGGCTTcgaattcaatttttacTTCTCAGGCAGAGGAAAATGAATGCTTGGCTAGCTAGCCATGTTCCACCTACACGTGACCAGTGGTATATCGATTGTTATGATGCCTTCGCTGACCTACTGTATGAATTTCGAGACGTCATAGTTGGTCAATTGTATGGACATATGAATATCAATCACTTCGTCTTCCTTGAATTCAACAAGCCACCAGTAGATACTTCGACTTTACAATCTCGAGATTTAGAAGTTGCAACAGCACAGCCTAAATACGTCAAAACTTTGATTGAAAATCAGTATGGTGAGCTTCCATTTGTTCCTGATAAACcatcttcaaaattcaTGGACGAAACTGTCGGAAAGTTTTCCCTTGCTAGCGTTGGTGGATCTATAGTTCCTGAGATGTTTCCAAACTTTCGTATTTACACGTACAATACTTCGGGTTTGAACCCTCGACCATCAGATTTGGATGGAAACGTGGTTGTCTCTGactcttttccaaaaaactATACTTCTCTTGTTGATGAATTATTCGAAGACAAAACTACGGAAGATAACGAAGATTTGTTTATATCAAATTATGAatcaatgaagaaaaattctaaaaggaagaagaaaaagaaaaagaaccacagaaagaaaaaaatccaacCTGGAGCTTTAGGACCAGCTTATGTTCCTATGACTTTCACACCATTATCGTTTCAgcaaatatttttgaatacgTCTGATTATATGGACGCCACGAGTGAAACAGAAGTTGACTACAAGCTGCTATACGACAGTAGAGATCAACCGTACAACATGCCTTCACTAACTGTTCCTGATTACATGCGCTTAGCAAGACGAATTGCCGGCGTTTGtgaatcaaagaaaaaaaagaaaaaaaggcgTTATAGAGAAATTACTTACACTTATCTATGGCACGCTTATATCGGGGCGCTCCCTAGGTTGGGTGATCCCGATGATTTTTAA